Proteins encoded in a region of the Paenibacillus sp. W2I17 genome:
- a CDS encoding methyl-accepting chemotaxis protein yields MNVVDALLKVMPYISLILREPASLTVYDHEKVLEVITTDKFDLGFEKGMPLLESYQNFSILKNGREATLATLSKDVYGIELDILNIPIFDDHQKVVAVFCVSYDQSNQNQLEDIIQENQTINGNLVDMVQHVAAHAQELQATSEQILQNTRLAVQNSSQINKVAGFIREISEQTNLLGLNAAIEAARVGEAGAGFGVVASEVRKLSVDAKQATSDIDTSLRDVQQVIKQMEVEVSQIAASSQEQATLVSSFTDVIEQLNETGERMKVLSEQLISYSVKN; encoded by the coding sequence ATGAACGTTGTAGATGCCCTGCTTAAAGTAATGCCTTATATCAGCCTGATCCTGAGAGAACCAGCTAGTTTAACTGTATATGATCACGAAAAGGTATTGGAGGTTATTACCACCGACAAGTTTGACCTTGGTTTTGAAAAAGGAATGCCACTCTTGGAATCATATCAAAACTTTTCCATCTTAAAAAATGGAAGAGAAGCTACTCTCGCTACTCTCTCCAAGGACGTTTATGGTATCGAACTGGATATTTTGAACATTCCGATCTTTGATGATCACCAGAAAGTTGTTGCTGTTTTCTGTGTATCTTACGACCAATCTAACCAGAACCAACTTGAGGATATTATACAAGAAAATCAAACCATCAATGGTAACCTCGTTGATATGGTGCAGCATGTCGCCGCTCATGCCCAAGAATTGCAAGCAACTAGTGAGCAGATCTTGCAGAACACAAGACTTGCTGTTCAGAACTCTTCCCAAATCAACAAAGTAGCCGGGTTCATTCGTGAAATCTCTGAGCAAACCAACTTGCTTGGCCTGAATGCCGCTATTGAAGCCGCTCGTGTTGGTGAAGCCGGTGCCGGCTTCGGTGTGGTTGCTTCCGAAGTACGCAAACTCTCTGTGGATGCCAAACAAGCTACAAGTGATATCGATACCAGTCTGAGAGATGTACAACAGGTCATCAAACAGATGGAAGTTGAAGTCTCCCAGATTGCAGCCTCTTCACAGGAACAAGCAACGCTTGTATCCTCCTTTACGGATGTGATAGAGCAGCTTAATGAAACAGGGGAGCGAATGAAAGTTCTGTCCGAACAACTGATCAGCTATTCCGTTAAAAACTAA
- a CDS encoding Crp/Fnr family transcriptional regulator has protein sequence MKEIMDFGLVRQLARENGLDQVLDEPALAELRLLEAAKGEMICAKGERPERLYFLVQGKLKIYTTLPNGKSLLLRFSTPLALVGDLELVNGKEAMNTVESVSRSLLLGISYRALQNTYAENPKFLHFMLSQVTHKLYTFSNLSSLNMLYPVESRFASYLLSTMGQDESSSEEIQTSKLTELADMLGTSYRHLNRVVQDLCNRDIIRKVQRKLVICDLEQLRVIAGGNIYE, from the coding sequence ATGAAAGAAATCATGGACTTTGGACTTGTGCGGCAGCTTGCCCGTGAGAATGGGTTGGATCAGGTGCTGGACGAGCCTGCACTCGCTGAGTTGCGACTACTTGAAGCTGCGAAGGGCGAGATGATATGTGCCAAAGGTGAGCGACCCGAGCGATTGTATTTTCTCGTGCAAGGAAAGCTCAAGATCTACACTACCCTGCCTAACGGGAAGTCTCTGTTGCTTCGTTTCAGTACACCACTTGCGCTTGTGGGAGATTTGGAACTGGTGAATGGCAAGGAGGCTATGAATACGGTAGAGTCTGTGAGCAGAAGCCTGCTGCTGGGTATCAGCTACCGCGCTCTCCAGAATACATATGCAGAGAACCCTAAGTTTCTCCACTTTATGCTGAGTCAAGTTACGCATAAATTGTACACCTTTTCCAACCTCTCGAGTCTGAATATGTTATATCCGGTCGAGAGCCGATTTGCCAGCTATCTGTTGTCCACAATGGGCCAGGACGAGTCTTCTTCGGAAGAGATCCAGACCTCCAAGCTCACCGAACTGGCCGATATGCTGGGCACTAGCTATAGACATCTTAATAGAGTCGTTCAAGATCTGTGTAATCGAGATATTATTCGCAAAGTGCAGCGAAAGCTAGTGATCTGTGATCTGGAACAGTTGCGTGTCATCGCAGGAGGCAATATATATGAGTGA
- the pepT gene encoding peptidase T: protein MKDILIQRLSTYVQMDTQSDENSETCPSTPGQLALGRLLVEECTSIGLQDVTMDDNGYVMATLPSNTDKDVPVIGFLAHLDTATDFTGKNVKPQVIDNYDGADIVLNSELDVVLSNKDFPELHEYKGHTLITTDGTTLLGADNKAGIAEIMTAMAYLIEHPEVKHGKIRVAFTPDEEIGRGPHKFDVAAFGAKYAYTVDGGPLGELEYESFNAAAAKITVRGTNVHPGTAKDKMVNSLKIAMELNRRLPVEEAPEFTDGYDGFYHLLSLEGDVELTKMSYIIRDFDRAKFEERKTNLLHIANELKTKYGEKSITVELNDQYYNMREKIEPVRQIVDIAHEAMTRLDIEPVIRPIRGGTDGSQLSYMGMPTPNIFTGGENYHGKFEYVSVDNMVKATRVIVEIAQLFEQRGDI from the coding sequence ATGAAAGATATATTAATTCAAAGACTGAGTACTTATGTTCAGATGGATACCCAATCCGATGAAAATAGCGAGACATGCCCTTCCACACCCGGCCAACTGGCCTTGGGCAGACTGCTCGTTGAAGAATGTACATCCATTGGTCTGCAAGATGTAACGATGGATGATAACGGTTATGTCATGGCTACACTGCCATCCAATACCGACAAGGATGTTCCCGTAATTGGTTTCCTGGCCCACCTCGATACAGCGACCGACTTTACTGGCAAAAATGTCAAACCACAGGTTATCGATAACTATGACGGTGCTGATATTGTGCTGAACTCGGAACTGGATGTCGTACTGTCCAACAAGGATTTCCCGGAACTGCATGAGTATAAAGGCCACACCCTGATCACAACCGATGGTACAACGTTGCTTGGTGCAGATAATAAGGCAGGCATTGCCGAGATCATGACGGCGATGGCCTATCTGATTGAACACCCGGAAGTGAAACACGGTAAGATTCGGGTTGCTTTTACCCCGGATGAAGAGATTGGCCGTGGACCGCACAAGTTCGATGTAGCTGCTTTTGGAGCCAAATATGCGTACACGGTTGATGGCGGACCGCTTGGTGAGCTGGAATACGAGAGCTTTAACGCAGCTGCCGCTAAAATTACCGTACGAGGCACCAATGTGCACCCCGGAACTGCGAAGGATAAGATGGTGAACTCCCTGAAAATTGCGATGGAATTGAATCGACGCCTGCCTGTGGAGGAAGCTCCTGAATTCACGGACGGTTATGATGGGTTCTACCATCTATTGTCTCTGGAGGGTGACGTTGAGCTGACAAAGATGAGTTACATTATCCGTGATTTCGACCGGGCGAAGTTTGAAGAGCGTAAAACAAATCTGCTCCATATCGCGAACGAACTGAAGACCAAGTATGGAGAGAAAAGCATAACGGTTGAATTGAATGACCAGTACTATAACATGCGTGAGAAAATTGAACCCGTACGCCAGATCGTCGACATTGCCCATGAAGCCATGACCCGACTGGATATCGAACCTGTTATTCGCCCCATCCGGGGAGGAACAGATGGTTCCCAGCTATCCTATATGGGCATGCCAACACCAAATATCTTCACTGGTGGTGAGAACTACCACGGCAAATTCGAATATGTATCGGTAGACAATATGGTGAAGGCAACCCGTGTCATTGTAGAGATCGCTCAATTGTTCGAGCAACGCGGAGATATCTAA
- a CDS encoding 2-hydroxymuconate tautomerase family protein yields the protein MPFITVKVLEGKSVEQKRQLIERMTQVACETLDVDPSKVFIFIEDLEKDNYGKNGKLFSDLDK from the coding sequence ATGCCATTTATCACTGTTAAGGTATTGGAAGGCAAGTCGGTTGAGCAGAAACGTCAGTTGATTGAACGTATGACTCAGGTGGCTTGTGAGACACTGGATGTTGATCCGAGCAAAGTCTTTATCTTCATTGAGGATTTGGAGAAGGACAATTACGGCAAGAACGGAAAACTGTTTTCGGACTTAGACAAATAA
- a CDS encoding NADH:flavin oxidoreductase/NADH oxidase, which produces MTEQLFSPYQFKSLQLNNRVVMAPMCQYSVTAKDGIPNDWHQVHYVSRAVGGTGLIVIEMTDVDPDGRITDNDLGIWSDEHVPAFTKLVDGIHAYGSKVGIQIAHAGRKAEDAPQPVAPSVVTFPGEKYKEPRALSTEEVEAMVQKFADGVRRAVQAGVDTIELHGAHGYLIHQFHSPLMNHREDVYGQDLSRFGVEVIRAVKKEMPADMPLILRISAVEYADGGYDIDHTINIARAYQDAGVDMFHISSGGEGPSGQRKPGNYPGYQVPFARRFREELNVPVIAVGMLEDAALAQAVIGNGDADLVAVGRGMLRDPYWANHAALELGVSKDQAAIAEQYSRGY; this is translated from the coding sequence ATGACTGAACAATTATTTTCCCCTTATCAATTCAAGAGCCTGCAATTAAATAACCGTGTCGTCATGGCACCAATGTGCCAATATTCTGTCACTGCGAAGGACGGCATTCCGAACGATTGGCATCAGGTTCACTATGTGAGCCGTGCGGTTGGAGGAACAGGACTGATTGTAATTGAGATGACCGATGTAGATCCGGATGGACGTATTACCGATAATGACTTGGGTATATGGTCAGATGAGCATGTGCCTGCCTTCACCAAACTTGTAGATGGAATCCATGCCTACGGCTCCAAAGTAGGTATTCAGATCGCACATGCAGGACGAAAAGCAGAGGATGCACCGCAGCCGGTTGCCCCATCGGTAGTTACATTCCCGGGAGAAAAGTACAAGGAGCCTCGTGCGTTAAGTACGGAAGAGGTAGAAGCCATGGTGCAGAAGTTCGCAGACGGTGTTCGTCGCGCAGTACAGGCTGGAGTAGATACCATTGAGCTGCACGGTGCACATGGATACCTGATCCACCAGTTCCATTCCCCGCTGATGAACCATCGTGAGGATGTATACGGGCAGGATCTGTCCCGTTTTGGCGTAGAAGTCATTCGTGCAGTGAAAAAAGAAATGCCAGCAGATATGCCACTGATTTTGCGGATTTCGGCTGTAGAATACGCGGATGGTGGATACGATATCGACCACACCATCAATATCGCTCGTGCCTACCAAGACGCAGGCGTGGACATGTTCCATATCAGTTCAGGTGGCGAAGGTCCTTCTGGACAGCGGAAACCGGGGAACTATCCGGGGTATCAGGTACCATTTGCCCGTCGCTTCCGTGAAGAACTGAACGTTCCTGTAATCGCAGTGGGTATGCTGGAGGATGCAGCATTGGCTCAGGCGGTGATTGGAAACGGCGATGCGGATCTGGTTGCCGTTGGCAGAGGGATGCTGCGTGACCCGTACTGGGCGAACCATGCGGCTCTGGAACTGGGTGTCAGTAAGGATCAAGCCGCCATTGCAGAGCAATATTCTCGTGGATACTAA
- a CDS encoding SRPBCC domain-containing protein, protein MDSSSSSSSALPDIRQELVLHAPVEKVWEMVSTEQGLKTWFMPGKLEPVEGHEFILEAGPFGQSPCQVTEVHPLHKLSFRWGKDWTLTFQLNEQPEGTDFTLIHSGWDADKLTEFGQAHAIVRERMEQGWAGIVQKLAQVVK, encoded by the coding sequence ATGGATTCATCATCAAGTTCATCAAGTGCACTGCCAGATATCCGGCAGGAACTGGTGCTTCATGCACCTGTAGAGAAGGTGTGGGAAATGGTCTCGACCGAGCAGGGACTGAAAACCTGGTTCATGCCAGGCAAGCTGGAACCCGTGGAAGGTCACGAGTTTATATTGGAAGCAGGCCCCTTCGGCCAATCACCATGTCAGGTGACGGAAGTTCATCCGCTGCACAAGCTGTCATTCCGCTGGGGTAAGGACTGGACGTTGACGTTCCAACTGAATGAACAGCCCGAAGGTACGGATTTCACACTGATTCACAGCGGTTGGGATGCGGATAAACTGACCGAGTTTGGACAGGCCCACGCTATCGTACGCGAACGTATGGAACAGGGATGGGCCGGAATCGTTCAGAAGCTTGCCCAAGTTGTTAAATAA
- a CDS encoding bacterial transcriptional activator domain-containing protein → MTGKLEYNMNRYRLLSGNLVSDVDQFEKSMVYNVITSDNVDDLRHMIPLYRGDYLEEHDYHWAQAKARELRRKYTALVMDIARWDMEHGRGKEAIEQLTILQEREPYSEEICRLMMEVYASMDDQQGILRLYHSFTLTLNEDLGYQPEPETSRLYQNLTDK, encoded by the coding sequence ATGACAGGCAAGCTGGAGTACAATATGAACCGTTATCGTCTGTTATCAGGCAATCTGGTAAGTGATGTGGATCAATTTGAAAAATCCATGGTCTACAACGTCATCACATCAGACAATGTTGATGACTTGAGGCATATGATTCCGCTTTATCGTGGCGATTATCTGGAAGAGCATGATTATCATTGGGCACAGGCCAAAGCAAGGGAACTCAGACGCAAGTATACAGCGCTGGTTATGGATATCGCGAGATGGGACATGGAGCATGGTCGTGGCAAGGAAGCGATTGAGCAATTAACGATATTGCAGGAACGGGAGCCTTATTCGGAAGAAATCTGCCGACTCATGATGGAAGTGTATGCATCCATGGATGATCAGCAAGGCATACTTCGTTTGTATCATTCATTTACATTGACATTAAATGAGGATCTGGGGTATCAGCCGGAGCCCGAAACAAGCAGGTTATATCAGAACCTGACGGACAAATAA
- a CDS encoding deoxyribodipyrimidine photo-lyase: protein MKLFIHRKDLRTDDLAAFDYLREHQEESVHVLIYDSFLLRQGREKEHSGVNFRQHAADIGRQYLEAKRKLHVAYGKPAEVVDFILNEFKGEINEIVVHRDMTPYAIERDRAIRKVSEAHEVSFTQLTDHLLMDLNGFANFTGKSEPYKVFAAFHRRWVEFMNEHPNPPSATTVAELKVSDRQIEWPDAMQVPPELLEGSGSNDEDPHLLLDQFLSDRIAEYGDHRDEYEAYEPSHLSSYVAVGAVSIRKMYDAASRTAEAGEWIRQLCFRDFYLYRAAYESHYFTYEKVYDLSALHDDHFERWCKAETGIPIIDAAMTELNETGHMPNRLRILTAMFLTKNLQCPFTLGEAYFRRKLSDYDNIQNRGNWLWCASLGENAAPYFRVNNPVTQSEKYDPQGDYIRKWLPELKDLNSKDIHQPRKDAIVDLKASRQVAIDVYKQILASRAK, encoded by the coding sequence ATGAAGCTATTCATACACCGCAAAGACTTGCGTACGGATGATCTGGCCGCATTCGATTATTTGCGGGAACACCAAGAAGAGAGTGTGCATGTTCTCATCTATGATTCATTCCTCCTGCGGCAAGGCCGAGAGAAGGAACACAGCGGTGTGAATTTCAGGCAGCACGCAGCGGATATAGGCAGACAGTATCTTGAAGCCAAACGAAAACTGCATGTTGCTTACGGCAAACCGGCTGAAGTGGTTGATTTCATCCTGAACGAATTCAAAGGTGAGATTAACGAGATTGTGGTTCATCGGGACATGACGCCCTATGCAATCGAGCGGGATAGGGCCATACGCAAAGTTAGTGAGGCGCACGAGGTTTCGTTCACACAACTGACGGATCATCTGTTGATGGATCTGAATGGATTTGCCAATTTTACAGGCAAGTCGGAGCCATATAAGGTATTTGCGGCTTTCCATCGGCGGTGGGTGGAATTCATGAATGAACATCCCAACCCTCCTTCGGCAACAACGGTTGCAGAGTTGAAGGTGAGTGATCGTCAGATTGAATGGCCGGATGCAATGCAGGTACCTCCGGAGTTGCTGGAGGGCAGTGGTTCGAATGACGAGGACCCGCATCTGCTGTTGGATCAATTTTTGTCGGATCGAATTGCTGAATACGGCGATCATCGGGATGAATATGAGGCGTACGAGCCGAGTCATCTCAGTTCTTACGTAGCTGTGGGGGCTGTATCCATTCGCAAAATGTATGATGCGGCGAGTCGCACGGCTGAGGCTGGGGAATGGATCAGGCAGTTGTGCTTCCGCGACTTCTATCTGTATCGAGCGGCCTATGAGAGTCACTATTTTACATATGAAAAGGTGTACGATCTCTCGGCTCTCCATGATGATCACTTTGAACGGTGGTGCAAGGCGGAGACAGGCATTCCGATTATTGATGCAGCGATGACGGAACTGAATGAAACCGGACATATGCCAAACCGGCTGCGGATTCTCACGGCGATGTTTCTCACCAAAAACCTGCAATGCCCATTCACCTTGGGCGAAGCTTATTTCAGGCGCAAGCTGAGTGACTATGATAACATTCAAAACCGTGGTAACTGGTTATGGTGTGCCTCGCTTGGGGAGAATGCGGCTCCGTATTTTCGCGTGAACAATCCGGTAACACAATCCGAGAAGTATGATCCGCAAGGTGATTATATTCGCAAGTGGTTGCCTGAATTGAAGGATCTGAATAGCAAGGACATCCATCAGCCGCGCAAGGATGCCATTGTTGATCTGAAGGCATCGAGACAGGTAGCTATTGACGTGTATAAACAGATTCTGGCGAGTCGTGCGAAGTAG
- a CDS encoding acyltransferase: MSETLKRERIPELNLVRAMAIIGVLCVHSTSYATVDMTGSGYYWLYNFINIFMKYGTPTFIFMSSFVLFYNYYSRPLDKKLVSNFYKKRFVYILLPYFLFSLMYFVLLHFTHYQGRPFGESAVSFITKLFTGKAYTHLYFVFINMQFYLLFPLVLWLLKKYPSVVKWSVPIGLLIQWAFIVSNKYGFQVPNKGSWAFSYFSYFMLGAFIGVYFPKIKQWFVISRANATKGRVASWILLWAVWIIAGLGHVYIYYLLRLKIATYNTLWYEFFWNVHTFACALVLIQIAYLLYRKGPSLIVKPLNRLGALSFGIYLIHPFFLLVYRNYPPQTGVSWLVHLWYAGGFGVALIASWIVVGLTARFVPYAWVIFGNLPKPKPRLVPQQNSGQLDVR; this comes from the coding sequence ATGAGTGAAACACTGAAAAGAGAGCGAATTCCAGAGCTGAATCTGGTGCGTGCCATGGCAATTATCGGCGTACTGTGCGTGCATTCCACGTCCTATGCGACGGTGGACATGACGGGTTCAGGCTACTACTGGCTGTACAACTTTATTAATATCTTTATGAAATATGGTACGCCAACCTTTATTTTTATGAGCAGTTTTGTACTGTTCTATAACTATTATTCCCGTCCGTTGGATAAGAAACTCGTGAGTAACTTCTACAAGAAAAGATTTGTGTATATTTTGCTTCCGTATTTCCTGTTCTCATTAATGTATTTTGTGTTGCTGCATTTCACGCATTATCAGGGCCGACCTTTCGGCGAATCGGCAGTAAGTTTTATCACGAAATTGTTTACAGGTAAGGCCTATACCCATCTGTACTTTGTGTTTATTAACATGCAATTTTATCTGTTATTCCCATTGGTGTTATGGTTGCTTAAGAAATATCCTTCTGTGGTGAAATGGTCTGTTCCGATTGGACTATTGATTCAATGGGCATTCATCGTAAGTAATAAATATGGATTCCAGGTACCCAACAAGGGAAGCTGGGCGTTCTCATACTTTTCCTATTTCATGCTGGGTGCTTTTATCGGGGTATATTTCCCTAAAATCAAGCAATGGTTTGTCATCAGTCGGGCCAATGCAACCAAAGGACGTGTAGCTTCATGGATTCTGCTCTGGGCGGTATGGATCATTGCCGGACTTGGCCATGTGTATATCTACTACCTGCTGCGTCTGAAGATCGCAACGTATAACACACTGTGGTATGAATTCTTCTGGAATGTGCATACCTTTGCCTGTGCGCTGGTGCTTATCCAGATTGCCTATCTGCTCTATCGCAAAGGGCCGTCACTCATCGTCAAGCCGCTGAATCGGCTTGGGGCATTGTCCTTTGGCATCTATCTGATTCATCCATTCTTCCTGCTGGTGTATCGGAATTATCCGCCTCAAACAGGAGTATCGTGGTTAGTGCATCTATGGTATGCCGGAGGATTCGGTGTAGCTCTAATCGCTTCGTGGATCGTCGTTGGATTGACGGCAAGGTTTGTTCCATATGCATGGGTCATCTTTGGCAATCTGCCAAAACCCAAACCACGTCTCGTCCCCCAACAGAACTCAGGCCAACTGGACGTTCGTTAA
- a CDS encoding HNH endonuclease, producing METGPAPFRQGKTEQEARLSKTCMYCGQQRPMSEFRRRTGKRAGPGARRGACRSCRQLGGQADHESGSSVGRTNERMERQRDGLDTRAVTASPSASARNEAGRTSHGMEQGSATVSESDRSLMSQPSVDSSSSNDDERAELVTSPPSSSGIRKKRRRRRKSKRSESITGNELRETSLEQDGSAGEVGDEPQPGEHWRGEEGHSQGYAAANEKGSAQRAGARATAAVQAAEQAAAAHQALLPAEPQGPAAEPMAADQPTAAKRKRKRRRKRAAAPAPGAGQARSVAAEAHAPALSDRGDATTVAAPTAAEAQPAATGREPGQAPGAAAEAGSPAPVRQPGSPGSKPRQARKERAPKASGEDAARGASGQRPAHASRSHGAGTDGRPRRQTPSAPVAIDPEDPASLRTNRQGMVRMRGKTDKGRRWHQEVDMELAVTLVKEKAAVVVNRYTIRRLFSNKDFKRYILTRDHYTCYFCGSYGDTIDHLLPRAKGGHTTPLNCVCACNLCNQSKAAMDAEEFMRSGIPEWNAAHQAELIELAMQEAQLEEG from the coding sequence ATGGAGACGGGTCCAGCCCCTTTCCGGCAAGGAAAGACGGAACAAGAAGCGCGACTGAGCAAAACGTGTATGTATTGCGGACAACAGCGGCCGATGTCCGAATTCCGGCGCAGAACCGGAAAGCGGGCAGGTCCCGGAGCCAGGCGGGGAGCCTGCCGCAGCTGTCGCCAGCTTGGTGGACAGGCTGACCACGAGTCAGGTTCAAGCGTCGGACGAACGAATGAACGGATGGAGCGTCAACGGGATGGCTTGGATACACGTGCTGTTACTGCCAGCCCCTCTGCATCTGCGAGAAATGAGGCAGGTCGTACCTCCCATGGTATGGAGCAGGGATCTGCTACGGTGTCTGAGTCTGACAGAAGTCTGATGTCTCAACCATCAGTAGACTCGAGTTCTTCGAATGACGATGAACGCGCTGAGTTGGTGACTTCGCCACCCTCTTCTTCGGGTATACGGAAGAAGAGGAGAAGACGGAGGAAGAGCAAGCGATCAGAGAGCATAACGGGCAATGAGCTTAGAGAGACGAGTCTGGAGCAGGATGGCTCGGCAGGTGAGGTAGGAGATGAGCCACAGCCAGGTGAGCACTGGCGTGGGGAAGAAGGGCATTCGCAGGGGTATGCTGCTGCGAATGAAAAGGGCAGTGCACAGCGGGCTGGCGCGCGAGCTACCGCTGCAGTGCAGGCCGCCGAGCAAGCGGCGGCAGCCCACCAAGCTCTGCTGCCAGCTGAGCCGCAAGGCCCGGCAGCAGAGCCCATGGCTGCGGATCAACCGACCGCAGCCAAACGCAAGCGCAAGCGGCGCCGCAAGCGTGCTGCCGCGCCCGCGCCCGGCGCAGGGCAGGCCCGCAGCGTAGCTGCTGAGGCCCATGCGCCGGCACTGAGCGACCGTGGCGATGCCACCACGGTCGCTGCACCTACGGCGGCGGAGGCACAGCCTGCCGCCACCGGGCGCGAGCCCGGGCAAGCGCCGGGGGCTGCTGCCGAGGCAGGGTCTCCTGCGCCCGTGCGCCAGCCTGGCTCGCCAGGGTCCAAGCCGCGCCAGGCGCGCAAGGAGCGTGCGCCCAAGGCGAGCGGGGAAGATGCTGCCCGCGGTGCATCCGGGCAGCGTCCCGCGCATGCCAGCCGCAGCCACGGGGCTGGCACGGATGGCCGTCCCCGCCGCCAGACCCCGTCGGCCCCGGTCGCTATCGACCCGGAAGATCCGGCTTCGCTCCGGACCAACCGGCAAGGCATGGTACGGATGCGAGGCAAGACGGATAAGGGCAGACGCTGGCATCAGGAAGTGGACATGGAGCTTGCAGTCACGCTGGTGAAGGAAAAAGCCGCTGTGGTGGTCAATCGGTACACGATTCGCCGATTGTTCAGCAACAAGGATTTCAAGCGGTATATTCTGACCCGGGATCACTACACCTGTTACTTCTGTGGATCGTATGGAGATACGATTGACCATCTGCTGCCGCGTGCCAAAGGTGGACATACCACCCCGCTCAACTGTGTCTGCGCCTGTAATCTGTGCAACCAGTCCAAAGCAGCGATGGATGCCGAAGAGTTCATGCGTTCCGGTATTCCCGAATGGAATGCTGCCCATCAGGCAGAACTGATTGAACTGGCCATGCAGGAGGCGCAGCTGGAAGAAGGATAA
- a CDS encoding TVP38/TMEM64 family protein, translating to MTPAALDIMSYITEENIRFWLEKFRSLGPLPGILLTFMKSFVPPLPTLLIVGVNGAVYGLWAGFIYSWIGMVLGCTVTFLIVREIGKSAFVERWARKPRVQRSMVWIRRNAFSYVFLLSIFPVGPFVIINVAAGIARMRLLSFLLAVGCGKAIMIFSVTYIGSNVEQFLEHPVRWVGVLLFIAVSLWASRKLERHFTRSSSDGEDLHDLNQPSGKSISS from the coding sequence ATGACCCCGGCAGCATTGGACATTATGTCATATATTACGGAAGAAAATATTCGTTTTTGGCTGGAGAAGTTTCGCTCCCTGGGCCCGTTACCGGGAATTTTGCTTACGTTTATGAAATCATTTGTACCGCCACTTCCAACGCTATTAATTGTAGGCGTGAACGGTGCGGTATACGGTCTGTGGGCAGGATTTATATATTCATGGATCGGCATGGTGCTCGGTTGTACCGTTACATTCCTGATCGTACGGGAGATTGGGAAATCCGCTTTTGTAGAGCGATGGGCACGCAAACCTCGTGTGCAACGCAGCATGGTATGGATTCGAAGGAATGCATTCAGTTATGTTTTTCTGCTGAGTATCTTCCCGGTAGGTCCGTTTGTCATTATTAACGTGGCGGCAGGTATCGCGCGAATGCGATTATTATCTTTCCTGCTTGCGGTGGGCTGTGGTAAAGCGATCATGATCTTCTCAGTTACGTATATCGGTTCCAATGTGGAACAGTTTCTGGAGCATCCTGTACGCTGGGTAGGCGTATTGCTGTTTATTGCGGTATCCCTGTGGGCAAGCCGTAAACTGGAGCGACACTTTACCCGGTCATCGTCAGATGGAGAAGATCTACATGATCTGAATCAACCCTCTGGAAAATCCATTTCCTCATAA